GAGGCGGGACAGGGGGTACGACCGCCACCGAAGTGGCCGCCGGAGTCACCCGCCGGTCACCGGCCGACGCCACGGCCGGTGGTGGCGGTGCCATGGTCGGGTGGTGCCGCGGGGCCGGGGCCGGGCGGTGGAGCTCACGGCCGGGCGGGGGTCAGGTAGCCCTGGTCGAGCAGCCACCGCACGTTCAGCCGCTGCCCCGGTCCCGGGTCCAGCAGCGCGGAGTCCAGTTTGATCTGCTGTCCGCCGCCCGGCTGCCCGAACCAGGGCGCGATGCCGCCGCGCCACACCGGGAACGGCCGCTCGACCCGGTACACGCGGTAGTCGCAGGGGAAGGCCGCGTCACGGGTGTGCAGGCTCTGCGGCGGCAGGGCCCGTCGGGCGTACGCGTCACCCGCCGGGGCGAGGTAGGCGCCGTACTCGGAGCCGAACCGGTCCAGCCGATCACCCGGGCGGAGCGTCGCCACGCGCCGGTCCACTTCACCGTTGACCTCGGCGAACCCGTCGTGGGGCGGGTACTTCCACCCGGCCGGCCCGTCCGGGCCCTCCTCCTTCCAGTACGTGGCGAGGAACGCCTTCGGCGACATGCCTCCGGTCCGCCGGTAGCCGGTGAGCAGCGGACCGACCGGCTTCTCGGGTGGGCGCGGGAGGTACTTCGGGCCGAGCCGGGCGTCCCCCTGGAACTCCCCGCTGCACGCGGCGGGACGCTCCTCGCGGGGATCGGCGGGCGCAGGTGCCGCGGCGGCGGGCGACGCCGGCGCGGACAGGGCGGTGAGGGTCAGGGCCAGTGCGGACAGGAAGGCGCGCAGTCGGTCCACGTCGCGGTGCTCCTCAGGTGGGGCGGATGGTCCTGACGCACCGTAGTGGCGCGCATACGGCCGTCGTGCCGGATCGGGGGTCGGTTTCCGGCCGAACTCCACCCCTCCGCCGGGCCGGCGGCCACCGCGTGGACCGGTGATTCCTGACGGCTCGTCAGTCGCATGGGGCGGTGGAGCGCGTGGTGGGTCCCGGGCCTGGTCCGGTTTGGGCTCCGGCGGTTGCGCCGCCACCACGACCCGCGCCGCCACCACGACCCGCACGGCGTCCCCGGCCGGCACCGCCGCGACCCTCCCCGCCGAACGTAGCCGGAGCGGTCCTGCCGTTCCGCCCCCGCCCCCGCGTCGCCCTGCCGTAGGCCCGTCCCGGTCGGCCGGGGCGGGCCCCGGGACGATCAGGTGAGGGCGAGCAGCTCGCGGTGGTCGTCGCTCCACAGGTCCTCGTCGCCGTCCGGCAGGAGCAGGACCCGGTCCGGGCGGAGCGCGTCGAGGGCCCCCTCGTCGTGCGTGACCATGACGAGCGCGCCGGGGTAGGAGCCGACCGCGGCGAGGACCTCGGCCCGCGAGGCGGGGTCGAGGTGGTTCGTCGGCTCGTCGAGCAGCAGCACGTTGGCGCCCGAGTGCACCAGGCCGGCCAGGGCCAGCCGGGTCCGCTCCCCCCCGGACAGCACCCCGGCCGGCTTGTCCGCGTCGTCCCCGGTGAACAGGAACGCGCCCAGCACGCCGCGCACCTCACCGTCCGTCAGGTGCGGTGCCGCCGCGGCCAGGTTGTCCCGGACGGTGCGCCCCGACAGGAGGGTGTCGTGCTCCTGCGCGAAGTACCCCAGCCGCAACCCGTGCCCGCGCACCACCCGGCCCCCGTCCGGCACCTCCACACCCGCCAGGATCCGCAGCAGCGTGGTCTTCCCGGCGCCGTTCGGGCCGAGGACGACCAGGCGGCTGCCCCGGTCGACGGCGAGGTCCACGCCCCCGAGGACCGTCCGCCCGCCGTACGCCTTCGTCAGGCGGACCGCTCCCAGCGGCGTCCTCCCGCACGGCAGGGGCTCGGGGAGGCGGATCCGGGCGACCTTCTCGACGCGCCGCGCCGGCTCCAGCGCGGCCAGCATCCGGTCGGCGCGCCGCGCCATGCTCCGCGCCGTGACAGCGGTGGACGACCGGGCCTTCATCCGGTCCGCCTGGGCGTGCAGCGCGGCGGCCTTGCGCTCGGCGTTCGCCCGCTCCCGGGCGCGGCGCCGCGCGTCGGCGTCCCGCTGCGCGAGGTACGCCTCCCAGCCGGTGTTGTGGACGTCGACGCGGGCCCGGTCGGCGTCGAGGTGAAACACCCGGTTCACGACGTCCGCGAGGAGCGAGGTGTCGTGGCTGATCAGCACCAGCCCGCCCTGGTGGCCGCGGAGGAAGCCGCGCAACCAGGCGACGGAGTCGGCGTCGAGGTGGTTGGTCGGCTCGTCCACCAGGAGCGTGCCGCGGTGCCCGCCGAAGAGGACGCGGGCCAGCTCCACCCGGCGGCGCTGCCCACCGGACAGCGCCCCGACCGGCTCGCCGAGCACCCGGTCGGGCAGCCCCAACCCGGCCGCGACCCGGGCGGCCTCCGCCTCCGCGGCGTAGCCGCCACCCGCCTGGAACCCCGCCTCGGCGCGACCGTACGCGCGCATCGCCCGCTCCAGCGCGGCCGGTCCGGTGGCGTCCGCCATGGCGGCCTCGGCGGCCCGCAGCCGGCGCAGGGCCCCGTCGAGGTCGCGGGCGGCAAGGATCCGGTCGGTGACCGTGACGGCCGGGTCGGCGGCACGGGAGTCCTGGGCGAGGTACCCGACGGGGCCGGTCCGGGTGACGGTCCCGGCGGGGGGAGCGGTCAGACCGGCGAGGGCGGTCATCAGGGTGGTCTTGCCCGCGCCGTTGCGGCCGACCAGGCCGACGCGGTCACCGGGGGAGACGGTGAAGGAGACGTGGGACAGCAGCGTGTGCGCGCCCGCGCGCAGTACGACATCACGAACGGTGATCATGGGGTGGACGCTCCGTGAGAGATCGAGGACACACTTCTGGTGGGGAAGCGGGTCCTCGGCTAGGAGATGCGGGGCGTCGACATGTGGCCAGGGTAGGTGCCGCCCCGTACGGGCCGCACGCGGTTTTCCGTGCCGTGTGACCGGCGGTCGGGCGTCACGCCGAGCGGCGCAGGTCCTCCGCCCGTACCGGCTCGGCGAACGGCAGCCCGCGCCCGTACCGCTCCAGCTCGTCCAGCGCCGCGTGCGCGAGGCGGCCGAGCTCGTTGCCGAGGGAGCCGGCGACGTGCGGGGTGAGCAGCACGTTCGGCAGGTCGTACAGGGGGGAGTCGGCGGGCAGCACCTCCGGCTCGGTCACGTCGAGGACGGCGTACAGCCGCCCCGACACCAGCTCCGCCGTCAGGGCGGCCGTGTCGACCAGCGCGCCCCGCGCGGTGTTCACGAGCGTCGCCCCGTCCCGCAGCAGCGCCAGCCTGTCCCGGTCGAACAGGTGACGCGTCCGCGGCAGCTCCGGCGCGTGCAGCGTCACCACGTCACTGGAGCGCACCAGCGTGTCCAGGGACACCGGCCGCGCACCGAGCCGGGCGGCCTCACCGGCCGGGAGGTACGGGTCGTGCAGCAGCAGGTCCAGATCGTGGGGGCGCAGCAGCTCGATCACGCGCCGCCCGATCCGGGAGGCCCCGACGACCCCGACCGTCCGCCGGTGGTTGCCCGCCCCGGAGAGCAGGGCGAGCGAGTCGACCGGACCACGCCGCTCCCGGTAGGCGCGCCGAGCGTCCAGCACCCGCTTGCCCGCGAAGAGGATGGAGGCGACGGTGTACTCGGCGACGGGCCGGGCGTTGGCCGCGGCCGCCGACGCGACCACGAGGCCCCGCTCCCAGCACGCGTCCGTGACGTGGTGCTTCACCGATCCCCCCGCGTGCACGACCGCGCGAAGCCGCGGCATCCGCTCCAGCGCCGCCGCGGTCAGCGGCGGGCAGCCCCAGCCGGTCAGCAGCGCCTCGGTCCGCTCCAGCACGCCCGCGTGCGCCGGGTCGGCGAAGTCCCGGACGACGAGCGACGGATCGGTCTCCGCGACGACCGCCAGCCGGTCCAGCGCCGTGGCGTCGAGCAGCGCGTCCCGCACCGGCGGGTCCATCGCCAGGAGGGTCCTCGGGCGGCGGCGGGACGCCCCGGTCGTCGGCAGGGTGGGCGGGGTCGTCGGCATGTGTCGCTCCTGCGCGAAGCTCCGGCGGGGCACGGGCGCCGGGGCGACGCCCATGCCCGGACCGTAACCGACGCCGGGCGGCGGCGGGGTGACGGCCGGTCCCGCGCCGTGTCGATCCGGGCGGGCGGCCCCCGCCCGCCCCCGCCCGCCCCCGGCCGTGGACGGACGGGGCCGGGGGCGGGCAGGGCCCGTGCGTCAGGGCCGTCCCTGACCCGGAGGGCCCGTGCGTCAGGGACGGCCCGGGTCCGGGGTGTGGCCGACCTCGACCGCCGGGTCGTCCGCCCCGTCGAGCTCCAGCACCGCGATCTCGTTGCGCCCGGCCCGCAGCAGCGGCCACGGCAGGTACAGCGTCCGCTGGGGCCCCCGCTCGGGCCAGTACCGCCCCAGGCAGAAGCCGTTCACCCACAGATACCCCTTGCGCAGCCCCGGCAGGGCCAGATACGCGTCGGCCGGTGCGGCGACCTCCAGGGACCCGCGCAGGAAGACCGGCCCCACCGCCTCCGACCCGCCCGCCCGCGCCCCCCACGGCACCCGCTCCGGCGTGCCGTGCCCCAGCTCCACCGCCCGCGCCGTCCAGCCGTGCAGCAGCTGCCGGTCGTGCAGCACCCGGCGGACGCCCTTGCGGTCGCCGATCCCCACGCCGTAGTTGACCCGGCCCATCGACTCCACCAGCAGCGCCAGGCGCGACCCGCCCGCGGGCACGGCCAGGCCGTCGAGCGACTCGGCGGCGTCCCGCTCCAGCACCCCGGCGGGCCGCCCGTCGACGAGCACGTGCGCCCGGTCGGCGAGCCCGTGCACCGAGAGCGGGTACGGGCCGCGGGGGCCGGGGACGCGGCTCTCGTACAGCACGAGCCCGTGCGCGACGCCCAGTTCCTCGAAGAACGGCGGCTCGGGGGCCGTCACCGGCGGGGCCGCCAGCGCGTCCAGCACGTCGAGCAGCGCCACGGCCCCGGACAGCGCCACCCGCGACGGTGGCAGCAGCGCGGCGGGCGGTTCCGGCTCGGGCAGGGGGCCGTCCGCGTACGCCGCCAGCACGTCGCGGAAGGCACGGAACTTCTCGGTGACCGCGCCCCGTTCGTCGACGGGCGCGTCGTAGTCGTACGAGGTGACGGTCGGCTGGTAGCCCGCGCCCGTGGCCGGGTCGGCGGTGTTGGCCCCCGCCCAGGTGGAGAAGTTCGTCCCGCCGTGCGCCAGGTAGATGTTGACGGAGGCGCCCGACTCCAGGACCGCGGCCAGCGCGGCGGCGGCGTCACCGGCGTCCCGCACCACGTGCTCCTCGCCCCAGTGGTCGAACCAGCCGCACCAGAACTCCATGCACAGCGGCGGGTCGTGCGGCCTCAGCCGCCGCAGCGCCGCGAACGCCTCGCGCGGCCGGCTGCCGAAGTTCACCGTCGCCAGGACACCGGGAAGGGTGCCGCCGGTCAGACGGGGCCCGTCGGGCCCGTCGGAGGTGAACAGCGGCACGTCGACGCCGCGCGCCCGCAGACCCGCCGCGAGGTGCTCCAGGTAGCCGGTGTCGGAGCCGTAGGACCCGTACTCGTTCTCCACCTGCGCCATCAGCACGTGGCCGCCGCGCGTCACCTGGTGTGCGGCGAGGACCGGGACCAGCCGGTCGTACCAGCGGTCCACGTGCGCCAGGTAGGCCGGGTCCCGGCAGCGCAGCGCCCGCACGTCGCGGTCGGCCGCCAGCCACCAGGGCAGCCCGCCGTTGTCCCACTCGGCGCAGACGTACGGGGACGGGCGCACGATCGCGTACAACCCCTCGTCGCGCACCGCCCGCAGGAAGCCGTCCAGGTCGGCGGGGCCGCTGAAGTCGTACTCCCCGGGGCGCGGCTCGTGCAGGTTCCACGGGACGTACGTCTCCACGGTGTTGAGGCCCATGGCGCGCAGCGCGCGCAGCCGCTGCGGCCACTGGGGCGGCAGGACGCGGAAGTAGTGCAACGCGCCGGAGAGCACGCGGAAGGGGCGCCCGTCGAGGAGGAACCCCCCGGGGGTCACGGCGAACGGCGGCACGGGCACCTCCGGCGGGACGCGGGTGCCCCGTGGCACCCCGACGGGCGGAGCCTAACGACCCCCCTCCACCGACGGCAGCCCCCGGCGCCCCGTCGCCTCCGAGCCCGCCGCCCCGGACCCTCCGCCTCACCTCCGGCCGGCCTGCCGCCCGCTGCCCGACCGCCCTGCCCCGACCGCCCTGCCCCGACCGTCCCCTGCCCCGACCGTCCCCTGCCCCGACCGCCCCCTGGTCCACCCCGTCCGGCCCGGGCGCCCCGCCGGCCCCGCCCCGCCGGCCCGGCCCCGGCCGGCCGCGCAGGCGCACGCCAGGCCGACCTCCGCGCCGTCATCGAGCTGTGCCTCTCCGCCACCGACACCCCCGCGCGCGTCCCGCCGCCGCATCCGGCCCATCGGCACCACGAGGACGCGGGCGGGCGGCTCCTCCCACCCGACACGCGCGACCCACGCGTGTGGGCGGGGAAAGCCCGGGTAAGCGGACGCCCTGACCGTTCGAGAGGAGCCGAGTCGTGCTGATGGCCCACCCCGCCGTGCTGACCAAGCTGATAGAGGAGTACGACGCGCTCAGCAAACTGGACGCCCACAACGGCACCCCGGCCGTCCGGCAGCGGCTGGCCGACGTCGCCTACACGCTGTGCGTCTCCACCGGGACGAAGGACGTCGACGCGGCGCTCGTCGCCGCCCGCCACCAGCTCCCCGGCGCCCGCCCCGAAGACGACTCGCTCCTCACGGCGTGACGCGGCGGGCCCGCCCGGACGGTCCGGAGCCCAGGGGATCGACCCTCGGGCCCCGTACGGTCAGCCGGTCCCGGGCGGGCTGAGGTGGAGCAGGCACACGTCGTCGCGCCGTGTCGGCGACAGGTCAGCGGTGAGCCGCAGGGTCAGATGCTCGGCGCCCTCCTCGTCGTTCACCGCCCCGGCCGCGACGGCGGCGAGCCGGGCGAGGCCCTCGACGATGTCCTCCGCCGGCCGCTCGACGAGCCCGTCGGTGTACAGCAGCAGATGGTCACCGGGCCGGAGCGTGAACCGCTGTTCCTCGTACGAGCACTCCGCGGTCGCGCCCAGGATGATCCCGGCGGGCGGTTCCAGGAAGCGGGCCGTGCCGTCCCGGACGAGCAGCGGCGGCAGGTGGCCGGCCTGCACCCACGTCATGGTCCGGTCCCACGGCTGGTAGCGCGCGAGGATCATCGTGGCGGTGGTGTGGCGGCCCTCGGCCGCGTGCATCAGCAGCGCGTTGAGCCGCACCAGGGCGTCGGGCAGGGGCGAACCCGTCACGATCATGCCCTTGGCGGCGAACCGCAGCTGCGCCATGGTCGCGACCGCGCCGATGCCGTGTCCGGCCACGTCCCCGACGACGAACAGGCCGCTGCCGTCGGGCAGCCCGATCGCGCTGTACCAGTCGCCGCCGACGCTGAGCCCCTCCTCCGACGGCAGGTAGAACACCTCGGTGCGCAGTCCGGCGACCGTGAGCGTCCGCTCCTGCCGGGGGAGCAGCGCCTCCTGCAGGCTCTTCGCCAGCGCGCGCTCGGCCTGCAGCAGGCCCTGCTGCACGAGGAAGGCGCGCTCGGACTCCAGCAGCGCCTGCTCGGCCCTGCGCTGCGCCGTCAGGTCCTGGTAGAGGGCGTGCACCTCGATGGCCGTGCCCGCGGGGTCGGTCACGGCCTCCGCGACGAACCGCACGTGCCGCACGCCTGACCCGGTCGCGATGCGGAACGTCCGGTCCAGCGGGCGGGCCTCCTCGCGCAGGCACCGGGCGGCCTCCGTCACCTGCGGGACGTCCTCCGGAACGACGTGCAGGGCCAGTTCCTCCCAGGCCACCGGGCCGTCGGCGGGGTCGCGCCCGAGAATCCGGTACGCCTGCTCCGACCAGGTCGCCGCGCCGGTGAGCAGGTTCCACTCGGCCCAGCCCAGGTCGCCCAGGTGCTCCATCTGGTACAGCCTGCGGGCCTCCCGGACCAGCGGGTCGTGGCAGGCCCAGGAGACGACGAGCCGCCCGCCGAGGCGCACGGCGCGCACTGTGTACGACGACTCGCCGGGCAGCCCGGCGGCGACCTCCTCGTAGCCGGACGACCCGCTCTCGTACGGCGTGCCCCTCAGCAGCGCGTCGCGGTAGCCGTGCCACAGGTCGGTGTCCGCGACCGTCGGGTAGGTCTCCAGGACGCGCCGCCCCAGCAGCTCCCGGCCGCGCCGGCCGACCGAGTCCACCGACTCGGGGGCGGCCGCGTCGATGCGGTAGTCCGCGACATCGCCGTCGGGTGACCACAGGGGCGTGAGCAGGACCGCCGGCATCGGCAGGGTGTCGAGGACCGCCTGCACCACACCGGCGTCCGGAGCGGTGGCACCGGCGTCAGTCGCCTCCGCCGGGCCCGTCTCGGACCCCGTCACCCGTCCGCGGGCCGTGTCCGTCGGTCCGGCCGTGTCCGCGGGGCCGGCCGCGATGCCCCGCCCCCGCGGGAGGGTCCCGAGCGGTGGGGCGGGGGAGGAGCCCCGGCGGGCTCCGCCGCCCAGCACGCTCCAGCACTCGTCGGTGACGGTGCGGCCCCGCTCGCCGGCGCGGCGGGCGAGCTCGGCGCCGGCCGCCCTGGCCGACAGCCCGTCCCGCCCCATGAGCACGCCCTTGGCACGCTCGTGGACGGCGGCGGTGGCCAGCGTGTCCTCCAGCTCCTCCACGCGGGCGCGCAACCTGGCCACCTTCCGGGCGAGCGCCTCCACGTCGGAGGCGTCGTCGTCCGTCGGCACACGCGGGTCTTCCACCCTCCGAGCATCCCACACCCCCCTGGGCCACGCCCCGGCTCGGGGGCGTGCGCCATCCGGCCCCGAGCCCCCGCCGCCACCTGCACCGCGGTGGCCCGCAGCGTGCGCCGTCACGATCCGGCGGCTGCCCCGCCCGCGCTCGCGCCGTGCGCGGCCGTCGCGGTCCGGCGTCGGCGCGCGCGGACGTGCGGCGCGGGGACGCCTGCGGTAGACACGGGTGCGTGCAGACCTTCCTGCCGTACCCGTCGTTCGAGGACTCCGCCCGCGCGATGGACCTCCGGCGCCTGGGCAAGCAGCGGGTGGAGGCCCTCCAGGTGTTCCGCGGGCTGACCGTCCCCGGGTACGGATGGCGCCGGCACCCGGCCGTGCGGATGTGGATCGGCTACGAGGAGGCCCTGGTCCGGTACGGCCTGGAGATGTGCGAGGTCTGGACCGCGCGGGGCCACCGCGACACCTGCGCCGACTCGCTCCTCGCCGGCTACGGCGAGCTGCGCCCCGACACGCCCGTGCGCGGTCAGGACGAGCTGGCGCGGACGGGGGAGGTGCCGCCCTGGCTCGGCGACCCGCTGTTCCACCGCAGCCACCAGTCGGCGCTGGTCCGCAAGGACCCCGGGTACTACACGGAGTGCTTCCCCGGTGTCCCGGGCGACCTCGACTACGTCTGGCCCGCGTCGGACCGCGACCCGGAGGCCCGCCCGGGGACCGCCCCGAGCTGACCCGCCCCCGGCGCCCGCCCCGTCCGGGCGGGGGGAGACCCACCCCCACGGGGGCCGGGTGCCCGTCCCGCAGAGGCCCGGCGCTCAGGCGACGCCCCGGGAGGCCGCCGCCCGGGAACGGACGCCGTCGGCGGTCACGCGGTGCGCCGGCCCGTCGGGCAGGACCACCGGCGCACCACCCCGGGCCGGGCCGTACGGGGAGCGGTCCGGGCCGGGGCGGAGCCCGTCCCGGGCAGGGTGGTCGGCCGTGTTGTTCGCTCGCGCCGGCCACTGCCGGGGGCCCGCCGGGCCGACGTGCGTCCGCCCGCCGGTGCCGCCGGGGGCCGGCCGGCCCCGGTGGCGGCCGCCGGGCGGGCGGCGCGGCACGTTCAGGCCCTGCGAGTGTCGTGCGGGTCTGCGGATCGGGCCCCGCCCCGGCCCGCTCAGTAGGTGTTGCGTCGCCGCAGCCGCCCCGGGCGGCCGTCCGGGTCGACGAGCAGCCGGTACGCCGGGCGGGACAGCGCCGCCGCGAGCGGTGACAGCCGGGGGGTCCGGTACGTCCGCAGCCGGCCCGGCGGGCGCGGCCCGCGGCGGCCGCCGGCGTGCCAGTCGTCCAGCGCGGCCGCGGACGCGGCGAAGGCGCGGAAGGTCTCGGCGGGGTCGCACAGCGGCTCCGGGGCGTCCGGGGAGGCGGGCTCCGCGCGGTCCAGGTGCTCCCGCGCCAGGGTCAGCCGCAGCTCCCGCGCGTAGCGGCGCGCCCCGTCGCCGAGACCGCCAGGGTCGCGCGGCTCACGGGGGTCGGCGGCCTCGTCCAGGACGGCGCAGCTGAGTTCGGAGTCGTGGGTCCACGAGCGGAGGTTGACGTTGTCGGAGCCGACGACCGCCCACACGTCATCGATCACGCAGACCTTCGCGTGGACGTACACGGGCGTCCCGGCGTGGTTCTCCAGCCCGTACACGGCGACCCGGTCGCCGCCGGCCCGGCGCAGCCCCTCCAGCGCGGCGATCCGGCCGACGAGGCTCGCCGGCAGCGCCAGCCGCCCGTCGGACTCGGGGAAGGACGGGACCACGGCGACCAGCCGCAGGCCGGGGTGGGCGCGGAGGGCGTCGGCGAAGCACCGCACCACGTCCGTGGACCACAGGTACTGGTCCTCCAGGTAGATGAGCGACCGGGCGCGGCGCAGCGCCTTGAGGTAGGCGCGCGCGATGCTGCGCTCGCCGTCGGGGGCGAAGTCGTATCCGTGCACCAGCCGCCGCGGGTAGGTGCGCAGCACCTGCACGGCGCGGGTGCCGCGGGGCGGCGGGTCGGGCAGTTGGGGCGGCAGCGGGTCGGCCCGGGTGTCCTCGTGGCGGAGGAGCCCGCGCAGCCGGGACAGGGGGCTGCGGGTGAGGGGTGCGGGGTCGTCCCAGCGCTCGCGGAAGCACGCCTCCACGTCCCCGACCGCCGGGCCGCGCACCGCCAGCTGGATGTCGTGCCACGGCGGGTGCGGCCCGTACGCGTCGGCGATGGGCAGCGCCTGCGGGTCGCCCAGGTGCTCGGCGTCGTCGCGCCGGTTGTGGCACAGGTCGGTGCTGCCGACGAAGGCGACGTCCCGCTCGGGGCGGTCCGGGTGCCGCAGGACGACGTACTTCTGGTGGTGCGAGCCGCCCGGGCGCACCCGCATGTCGAGGAGGTACTCGCCGCCGGCCGCCTCGATCACCTCGCCCAGGTGCCGGTTCTGCTCCGCGCTGAACCGGAAGCGGTCCAGATGCGAGCGCCACACCAGTCCCTTGACGATCACACCACGGCGCGCCGCGTCGGCGAGGACGGCCCCGATCCCGCTGCCCTCCCCGTCCAGCCGCTCGTCGGGGTCGCCACGCCAGTCGGTGAAGAGGCACAGTTCACCGGCGCGCTGGGCACGGACCGCGGCGAGCAGTTCCGCGAAGTACGCCGCGCCGTGGACGAGCGGGCGCACGTCGTTGCCGGTGGACCACGCGGCCTCGCCGCGCCGGCTGTCCAGGCGGACGGCCGGATTGCCGCGTTCCGTCGCGGTCAGCAGCCAGTCGGTGGGTTCCACGGGGGGTCCTCCGGCCGTCGGGTCGTGCGTGGCCTTCCGGGTACCCCGCCGCGACCGGCCCATCCGGCCCATCCGCGCGCCCCGCCGGCCGCCCGCGCGTCCCGAGGGCGCGTCCACCGGCGCGGGCGCTCCCGGAGCGTGACGCTGGCGGGGGTGGAGCACGGGTCGCCGACGGCCGAGGTCCCGCCCGCGGCGCACGGGGCGTCGTGGGCGGGACCTCGGTGGAGCGGAGCGGGACGCGGGGCGGCGCCGTGCCGGACGATGCCGCCCCGCAGCCCGTCGATCAGCCGGAGACGGTGATCTGCTGCGCCGGGTCCGTCTTGTCGGTCACCAGGTACTTCGCGGTGAACGACGAGGACGTCGCGCTGGTCGGGCAGCCGAAGCCGCCCACGACCTTGACGGGGACCTGGGCGTTGGAGAACGCCAGCGAGGACGGCGCGCCGTTGGCCCAGGTGCCGCTGGTGGCGGCGGGCGCCGTCGGGGCCGCGGTGACGGTGCAGCTGGCGATGCCGGAGGTGGTGACGACCAGGCCGCCGGTCGGCACGGTGAAGGACGCCACGATCGGCGAGCCGTGCTGCATCGACACGGTCCAGGCGCCGCTGGTGCTGACGGATGCGCTGACGCCCGGCATGCTCGTCGTACAGGAGGAGAAGGTGGGCGGGGTGATCGCGCTGGTGACCGGCCCGGCCGCGTTGTGGTTGCCCGGGGCGGCGGGGACCGTGCCGCTGGAGGCGGAGACGGAGCAGGTGACGGTCACCGCGCCCGCCTTGAGGGTGGCCTTGCCGCTGAGCGAGGCGGCGAAGCCGTGCCCGGCGGGGGTGACGGTGGTGGAGCCGGCCGCGGCCGGCGCGGTGAGCGCCGCGGCGGAGGTGGTGCCGGCGAGGGCGAGCGCCGTGGCCGTGGCGAGGCCGGTGCCCAGGGCGAGCGCCGTGCGGATCGTGAGGGTTGCCATCTGGCGTGCTCCTTCGGGGATGGTGTGACGGGATGTCACGGGGGTGCGGGTGTGGGGGGCCCGAACAGGGGGTGGAGCCCGTGGGTGACCACGGTGGTGCGGACACGCGGAGCGGATGACCGCCGTGTCCGGTCAGGTGTCGGCGGTGGTGGCCGCGGGTGCCGGGGGCGCCGTCCCGGTGGAGTGGGGGGACGGGGCCACGGGCTGCCAGGCGAACGTCATGGCGCCGCCGACGATGCCGAGGATCGTGCCGATGAGGAAGCCGCCCAGGTTGGACATGACGAGGGCGGCCGCGGCGATCAGAGTGGTGACGACGCCCGCGAGCGAGCGGTACTGCGGGGACCACCACACCGACACGCCTAGCATGATCATGACAATTCCGAGCAGTACGGAGGGGACGCCGGCGATGCCCTGGTGGAGCATCACCTCCATCGGCGCCAGCGGGATCGCGCAGATCTCCGCCCCCGCGAGGGCGGTGACCAGCCCGCCCCAGAAGGGCCGGCTCCGGCGCCAGCGGCGCCACCGGTACCTCAGGCCGACGCGCTCCCGGGAGGGCGGCGCGGGCGGGGCGGCGGTGTGCTCCGCCCCGTCCGGCCCCGCCGTCCGATCCACCGGTGACGGCATGTCAGAAGCATTCCTTCTTGCCCTTGGTGACCTTCATGTTGAGCCCGGCGAGCTTGAACGTGCCCGCGTTCGTCGCCCAGGCGACCTGCTTCAGTCCGCTGATGCTGATGTCGTCGGCCTGCTGGCCGAAGAGGTCCTGCATGCCCTGGCCGCCGTCGGGCCCCTTGTCGAGGGTGGACGCGTCGCGGCCGATCTCGATGTTGGTGAAGGCCGCGTCGCCCGACAGCTGCGTCGCGTCCACGAACAGGTCGGTGGCCGTGACGGGCGTCG
This portion of the Streptomyces changanensis genome encodes:
- a CDS encoding DUF6114 domain-containing protein, whose protein sequence is MPSPVDRTAGPDGAEHTAAPPAPPSRERVGLRYRWRRWRRSRPFWGGLVTALAGAEICAIPLAPMEVMLHQGIAGVPSVLLGIVMIMLGVSVWWSPQYRSLAGVVTTLIAAAALVMSNLGGFLIGTILGIVGGAMTFAWQPVAPSPHSTGTAPPAPAATTADT
- a CDS encoding phospholipase D family protein, translated to MEPTDWLLTATERGNPAVRLDSRRGEAAWSTGNDVRPLVHGAAYFAELLAAVRAQRAGELCLFTDWRGDPDERLDGEGSGIGAVLADAARRGVIVKGLVWRSHLDRFRFSAEQNRHLGEVIEAAGGEYLLDMRVRPGGSHHQKYVVLRHPDRPERDVAFVGSTDLCHNRRDDAEHLGDPQALPIADAYGPHPPWHDIQLAVRGPAVGDVEACFRERWDDPAPLTRSPLSRLRGLLRHEDTRADPLPPQLPDPPPRGTRAVQVLRTYPRRLVHGYDFAPDGERSIARAYLKALRRARSLIYLEDQYLWSTDVVRCFADALRAHPGLRLVAVVPSFPESDGRLALPASLVGRIAALEGLRRAGGDRVAVYGLENHAGTPVYVHAKVCVIDDVWAVVGSDNVNLRSWTHDSELSCAVLDEAADPREPRDPGGLGDGARRYARELRLTLAREHLDRAEPASPDAPEPLCDPAETFRAFAASAAALDDWHAGGRRGPRPPGRLRTYRTPRLSPLAAALSRPAYRLLVDPDGRPGRLRRRNTY
- a CDS encoding MSMEG_6728 family protein — its product is MQTFLPYPSFEDSARAMDLRRLGKQRVEALQVFRGLTVPGYGWRRHPAVRMWIGYEEALVRYGLEMCEVWTARGHRDTCADSLLAGYGELRPDTPVRGQDELARTGEVPPWLGDPLFHRSHQSALVRKDPGYYTECFPGVPGDLDYVWPASDRDPEARPGTAPS